One Desulfatiglans anilini DSM 4660 DNA window includes the following coding sequences:
- a CDS encoding response regulator: MDASRKTVLIAEPQSVMAPELRPFMDDNGLEGVHAATLKETLLTIQNQRVDALVLDSSLLEEDCTFISIIKGMAEDLPIIICAETNTPEFESKVRQQRIFFYHIKSFGIQDLEMAIANAMNRPPH, from the coding sequence ATGGATGCATCGCGCAAGACCGTTCTCATCGCCGAACCGCAAAGCGTCATGGCCCCGGAGCTGCGGCCTTTCATGGATGACAACGGACTCGAGGGGGTGCATGCCGCCACCCTCAAGGAGACCCTCCTGACCATCCAGAACCAGCGCGTGGACGCCCTGGTCCTCGACTCGTCTCTGCTCGAGGAAGACTGCACCTTCATCTCCATCATCAAGGGCATGGCCGAGGATCTTCCGATCATCATCTGCGCCGAGACCAACACGCCGGAGTTCGAGAGCAAGGTGCGCCAGCAGCGAATCTTTTTTTACCACATCAAGTCGTTTGGCATTCAGGACCTCGAAATGGCGATCGCCAACGCCATGAACAGGCCGCCACATTAA
- a CDS encoding methylenetetrahydrofolate reductase, producing the protein MSMKLEAKIKAGDFIVLGELEPPKGADFSILLKNANLVKGRVDALVIPEMANAVMKASSLAGCAFLQGHGLDTIVQACCRDRNRLALQADLLGAAALGIPSVMAVQGEDITFGDHHQARAVNDLDLLELLGMLQTLGRGKDMAGIELQGAAPDFLVGSTFNAGAAGGALEVELAELQKKADLGVRYIVTTPIFEPDRLKAVLKRIDTSRVAVIPTVLLLKSAGMARYIDRNIRHISIPPDTIQSIQKAGDKAYQCTKIAGELVAAFREMGLAGTLISTIGWEDKLPQVLDIARL; encoded by the coding sequence ATGAGCATGAAACTGGAGGCAAAAATCAAAGCCGGTGATTTTATCGTCCTGGGCGAACTGGAGCCGCCCAAGGGGGCGGATTTCTCGATACTGCTGAAAAACGCCAACCTGGTCAAGGGCCGCGTGGACGCGCTGGTAATCCCCGAGATGGCCAACGCCGTCATGAAGGCGAGTTCGCTTGCGGGCTGCGCCTTCCTCCAGGGGCACGGGCTCGATACGATCGTGCAGGCCTGCTGCCGCGACCGCAACCGCCTCGCGCTCCAGGCCGACCTGCTCGGGGCCGCCGCCCTCGGGATCCCATCCGTCATGGCCGTCCAGGGGGAGGACATCACCTTCGGCGACCACCACCAGGCCCGCGCGGTCAACGATCTCGATCTGCTCGAACTCCTTGGCATGCTCCAGACCCTCGGCCGGGGCAAGGACATGGCCGGCATCGAACTGCAGGGCGCCGCGCCGGACTTCCTGGTGGGTAGCACCTTCAACGCCGGGGCGGCAGGCGGCGCCCTGGAAGTGGAACTGGCCGAACTGCAAAAAAAGGCCGACCTCGGCGTGCGCTACATCGTCACCACCCCGATCTTCGAGCCCGACCGGCTGAAGGCCGTCCTGAAGCGGATCGACACCTCGCGCGTCGCCGTCATCCCGACCGTCCTCCTGCTCAAATCCGCCGGCATGGCGCGTTACATCGACCGCAACATCCGCCACATCTCCATTCCGCCCGACACCATCCAGTCGATCCAGAAGGCCGGCGACAAGGCCTACCAGTGCACGAAGATCGCCGGTGAACTCGTGGCCGCCTTCAGGGAGATGGGGCTTGCCGGAACCTTGATTTCAACCATCGGGTGGGAGGACAAGCTCCCCCAGGTCCTGGACATCGCCAGGCTCTAA
- a CDS encoding FAD-dependent oxidoreductase: MTENQAKKVSGSVMVVGGGIAGMQSALDLANSGYYVYLVEKSSAIGGLMSQLDKTFPTNDCAMUVISPKLVEVGRHLNIELLTNAELMDLEGDEGLFQARVKLEPRYVDLSKCTSCGECTKVCPIELDDEYNLGLSKRKATYKKYPQAIPGGYAISKRGTAPCKATCPAHVSIQGYIALINQGKYREALELFMEAHPFPAVCGRVCHHPCEGICTRGDVDEPISIQYLHRFLADVDRSGDEPYVPAVPEEKRDEKVAVIGAGPAGLAAAYFLALKGYTVTVFEKLPVAGGMMAVGIPAYRLPRDILAREIGIVEAMGVEIRTGVTFGEDVTLEGLKADGYKAVFIGTGLHLSRGLNVPGEDLPGVLKGVDFLRDAALERPVAVGERVVVVGGGNVAVDVALTALREGGKDVTLVCLEKREEMPAWDYEIEEALEEGIKIVNSLGPRAFIEKDGRLAGLEFKRCTAVFDEKGAFRPQYDEADLTTFEADTVIVAIGQAADLSYAEKEGITVGARGGLTADPVTLQTPTPWVFAGGDVFYGPKSVVEAVECGKTAAESIDRYLNNVDLREGREKDWSYEKPDAKGEPFRPRVEMRHLPVQERRGNFQETNLGFSEEEVREEAQRCLKCGICSECYQCVKACLAQAIDHEQKALEREITVGSVILCPGNDMFDPSPYEELYHYQSHPNILTSGEFERILSASGPTMGHLQRPSDQKEPRKIAWLQCVGSRDPHTCGNGYCSAVCCMYAIKEAVIAKDHSKEELDTAIFFMDMRTYGKDYEKYYNRAEHEHGVRFVRSRVHSISPIPESDDLQLEYSDENGVIQGEAFDMVVLSVGLQINAETVRLAERVGVDLDRYHFAATEPFRPVSTSRPGVYACGIFQGPKDIPTSVVEASAAACAAGSKLDAARWLETKVLEIPDEIDVAGQEPRIGVFVCNCGINIAGVVDVPAVTEYAAGLPHVAFADNNLFTCSQDTQDKIKEVIKEHNLNRVVVASCSPRTHEPLFQETLQACGLNKYLFEMANIRDQDSWVHAGDHEGATVKAKDLVRMAVARAGFLHPLHEKRIPVNKRALIVGGGVAGMNAALGLADQGFETVIVEKEPELGGLSRQLTTTIEGADIHAYIEKLIERVNQNAKIQVLTNSLVVNFGGFKGNFTTEVLVGPGMYERKIDHGVVILATGATEYVPKEFLYGENEGVLTQIELGRRLEEKGLDGVERVVMIQCVGSRNEENPNCSRICCQSAVKNAIHIKEMNPAADVFILYRDMRMYGLLEDYYRKAREMGVIFARFEPENPPRVESSGGGLSVTFTDHVLQRDIQVAADLVALSSGMRAQDTEELATIMKVPRNAEGYFLEAHVKLRPVEMASDGVFVCGTAHSPKLVSETIAQALAAASRATTFLSQTEITLSAVTARVDQDKCASCLICVRSCPYGVPRINELGASEIDEALCHGCGICAAECPAKAIELNWYEDEQLISKVDALLEGVL; this comes from the coding sequence ATGACGGAGAATCAGGCAAAAAAGGTATCGGGATCGGTCATGGTGGTGGGGGGCGGCATCGCCGGGATGCAGTCCGCCCTCGACCTCGCCAACTCGGGGTACTACGTCTACCTGGTGGAGAAATCGTCCGCCATCGGCGGGCTCATGTCCCAGCTGGACAAGACCTTCCCCACCAACGACTGTGCCATGTGAGTGATCTCACCGAAACTGGTCGAGGTCGGCCGGCACCTGAACATCGAGTTGTTGACGAACGCTGAACTGATGGACCTCGAAGGGGACGAGGGTCTGTTCCAGGCCCGCGTGAAGCTGGAGCCCCGTTACGTGGACCTCTCGAAGTGCACGAGCTGCGGCGAGTGCACCAAGGTCTGCCCGATCGAACTCGACGACGAGTACAACCTCGGGCTCAGCAAACGCAAAGCCACCTACAAGAAATACCCCCAGGCCATCCCGGGCGGCTATGCCATCAGCAAACGCGGCACCGCGCCCTGCAAGGCCACCTGCCCGGCACACGTCAGCATCCAGGGCTACATCGCCCTCATCAACCAGGGGAAATACCGCGAGGCGCTCGAGCTCTTCATGGAGGCGCACCCCTTCCCCGCGGTCTGCGGGCGCGTTTGCCACCATCCCTGCGAGGGGATCTGTACGCGGGGGGACGTGGACGAACCGATCTCCATCCAGTACCTTCACCGGTTCCTCGCCGATGTCGACCGGAGCGGCGATGAGCCGTATGTGCCGGCGGTCCCCGAGGAGAAGCGGGACGAAAAGGTGGCGGTCATCGGAGCCGGCCCGGCCGGCCTGGCGGCGGCCTATTTCCTGGCGCTGAAGGGGTACACCGTCACGGTCTTCGAAAAGCTCCCGGTGGCGGGCGGCATGATGGCCGTCGGCATCCCGGCCTACCGGCTGCCGCGCGACATCCTGGCGCGGGAGATTGGCATCGTCGAGGCCATGGGGGTCGAGATCCGGACCGGGGTCACCTTCGGCGAGGACGTCACGCTCGAAGGGCTCAAGGCCGACGGGTACAAGGCCGTTTTCATCGGAACGGGCCTGCACCTGAGCCGCGGGCTGAACGTGCCCGGCGAGGACCTCCCCGGTGTACTGAAAGGCGTCGACTTCCTGCGTGACGCGGCGCTCGAACGGCCGGTCGCGGTGGGCGAGCGCGTCGTCGTGGTCGGGGGCGGCAACGTGGCCGTGGACGTGGCCCTGACGGCCCTCCGCGAGGGCGGGAAGGATGTCACGCTCGTCTGCCTCGAGAAGCGCGAGGAGATGCCCGCCTGGGACTACGAGATCGAAGAGGCGCTCGAGGAGGGGATCAAGATCGTCAACAGCCTCGGACCCCGCGCCTTCATCGAGAAGGACGGGCGGCTCGCCGGGCTCGAGTTCAAGCGCTGCACCGCCGTCTTCGACGAAAAGGGCGCCTTCCGGCCGCAGTACGACGAAGCGGATCTGACCACCTTCGAGGCCGACACGGTCATCGTGGCCATCGGCCAGGCGGCGGACCTCTCCTACGCCGAGAAGGAAGGGATCACGGTCGGCGCGCGCGGGGGCCTCACCGCCGACCCGGTGACGCTTCAGACGCCGACCCCGTGGGTCTTTGCCGGCGGCGACGTCTTCTACGGCCCGAAATCCGTCGTCGAGGCGGTCGAGTGCGGCAAAACCGCGGCCGAGAGCATCGACCGGTATCTGAACAACGTCGACCTCCGCGAGGGGCGCGAAAAGGACTGGTCCTACGAGAAGCCCGATGCCAAGGGGGAACCCTTCCGCCCGCGGGTCGAGATGCGCCACCTGCCCGTCCAAGAGCGGCGCGGGAACTTCCAGGAGACCAACCTCGGCTTCAGCGAGGAGGAGGTCCGGGAGGAGGCCCAGCGCTGCCTCAAGTGCGGGATCTGCAGCGAGTGCTACCAGTGCGTGAAGGCGTGCCTCGCCCAGGCGATCGACCACGAGCAGAAGGCCCTCGAGCGGGAGATCACCGTCGGCTCCGTGATCCTCTGCCCCGGCAACGACATGTTCGACCCCTCCCCTTACGAAGAGCTCTACCACTACCAATCGCACCCGAACATCCTCACGAGCGGCGAGTTCGAGCGGATCCTGAGCGCCTCCGGACCGACAATGGGCCACCTCCAGCGGCCGTCGGACCAGAAGGAGCCCCGGAAGATCGCCTGGCTCCAGTGCGTGGGCTCGCGCGACCCGCACACCTGCGGGAACGGCTACTGCTCGGCCGTCTGCTGCATGTACGCCATCAAGGAGGCCGTGATCGCCAAGGACCACAGCAAGGAAGAACTCGACACGGCGATCTTCTTCATGGACATGCGCACCTACGGGAAGGACTACGAGAAGTACTACAACCGGGCGGAGCATGAGCATGGCGTCCGGTTCGTGCGCTCCCGCGTCCACAGCATCAGCCCGATCCCGGAGAGCGATGACCTCCAGCTCGAGTACTCGGACGAAAACGGCGTCATCCAAGGAGAAGCCTTCGACATGGTTGTCCTGTCGGTCGGCCTCCAGATCAACGCCGAGACCGTGCGCCTGGCCGAGCGGGTCGGGGTCGACCTCGACCGCTACCACTTCGCCGCCACCGAGCCCTTCAGGCCCGTCAGCACCTCGCGGCCGGGGGTCTATGCCTGCGGCATCTTCCAGGGCCCCAAGGACATCCCCACCTCGGTCGTCGAGGCGAGCGCGGCGGCCTGCGCGGCCGGTTCCAAGCTCGATGCCGCGCGGTGGCTCGAGACGAAGGTCTTGGAGATCCCGGACGAGATCGACGTGGCCGGACAGGAGCCGCGCATCGGCGTCTTCGTCTGCAACTGCGGGATCAACATCGCCGGCGTGGTGGACGTGCCGGCGGTGACCGAGTACGCGGCGGGGCTTCCGCACGTGGCCTTTGCCGACAACAATCTCTTCACCTGCTCCCAGGACACCCAGGACAAGATCAAGGAGGTCATCAAGGAGCACAACCTGAACCGCGTCGTGGTCGCCTCCTGTTCGCCGAGGACCCACGAGCCGCTCTTCCAGGAAACCCTCCAGGCCTGCGGCCTCAACAAGTACCTCTTCGAGATGGCCAACATCCGCGACCAGGACTCCTGGGTGCACGCGGGCGACCATGAGGGCGCAACCGTCAAGGCCAAGGACCTCGTCCGCATGGCGGTCGCCCGCGCCGGGTTCCTGCACCCGCTCCACGAAAAGCGGATCCCGGTCAACAAACGCGCCCTCATCGTCGGCGGTGGCGTGGCCGGCATGAACGCGGCCCTCGGCCTGGCCGACCAGGGCTTCGAGACGGTGATCGTCGAAAAGGAGCCGGAGCTGGGCGGCCTCTCACGGCAGCTCACCACCACCATCGAAGGCGCCGACATCCACGCCTACATCGAGAAGCTGATCGAGCGGGTGAACCAGAACGCGAAGATCCAGGTCCTGACCAACAGCCTGGTGGTCAACTTCGGCGGGTTCAAGGGGAACTTCACGACGGAGGTCCTGGTCGGTCCCGGCATGTACGAGCGGAAGATCGACCACGGCGTGGTGATCCTCGCCACGGGCGCCACGGAGTACGTGCCGAAGGAGTTCCTCTACGGGGAGAACGAGGGCGTGCTCACGCAGATCGAACTCGGCCGGCGGCTCGAAGAAAAGGGCCTCGACGGCGTCGAGCGCGTGGTCATGATCCAGTGCGTCGGGTCCCGCAACGAGGAGAACCCCAACTGCTCCAGGATCTGCTGCCAGAGCGCGGTCAAAAACGCGATCCACATCAAGGAGATGAACCCCGCGGCCGATGTCTTCATCCTCTACCGCGACATGCGGATGTACGGGCTCCTCGAGGACTACTACCGCAAGGCCCGCGAGATGGGCGTGATCTTCGCCCGCTTCGAGCCGGAGAACCCGCCCCGGGTGGAATCCTCGGGCGGCGGGCTCTCGGTCACCTTCACCGACCACGTCCTGCAGCGCGACATCCAGGTCGCCGCCGACCTCGTGGCCCTCAGTTCGGGGATGCGCGCCCAGGACACCGAGGAACTCGCGACGATCATGAAGGTGCCGCGCAACGCCGAAGGGTACTTCCTGGAGGCGCACGTGAAGCTCCGCCCGGTCGAAATGGCGAGCGACGGGGTCTTCGTCTGCGGGACCGCGCACAGCCCGAAGCTCGTCTCGGAGACCATCGCACAGGCCCTGGCGGCCGCTTCGCGCGCCACCACCTTCCTCTCCCAGACCGAGATCACCCTCTCGGCGGTGACGGCCCGTGTGGATCAGGACAAGTGCGCCTCCTGCCTCATCTGCGTGCGCTCCTGCCCATACGGCGTGCCGCGCATCAACGAGCTCGGGGCGAGCGAGATCGACGAGGCCCTCTGCCACGGCTGCGGAATCTGCGCGGCCGAGTGCCCGGCCAAGGCGATCGAACTCAACTGGTACGAGGACGAACAGCTCATCAGCAAGGTGGACGCCCTGCTGGAGGGGGTGCTGTAG
- a CDS encoding hydrogenase iron-sulfur subunit yields MEQFEPIIVAFACNFUGYTAADLAGSMRLQYPGTIRIIRVPCTGKVDIIHMLHAFEKGADGVYIVGCMEGDCRFIRGNLRARRRVEAAQKILDAVGIGGERLQMYNLSSGEGPRFAEIATEMTEKIKAIGPNPIKLAKKAA; encoded by the coding sequence ATGGAACAGTTCGAACCGATCATCGTCGCATTCGCCTGCAACTTCTGAGGGTACACCGCCGCGGACCTGGCAGGTTCGATGAGGCTTCAGTACCCTGGGACGATCCGCATCATCCGGGTCCCCTGCACCGGCAAGGTGGACATCATCCACATGCTGCACGCCTTCGAGAAGGGCGCCGACGGCGTTTACATCGTCGGGTGCATGGAGGGGGACTGCCGTTTCATCCGCGGGAACCTTCGGGCCCGGCGGCGGGTGGAGGCGGCGCAGAAGATCCTGGACGCCGTCGGGATCGGCGGAGAGAGGCTGCAGATGTACAACCTGTCTTCCGGTGAGGGGCCCCGCTTCGCGGAGATCGCCACCGAGATGACGGAAAAGATCAAGGCCATCGGCCCCAATCCTATCAAGCTCGCCAAAAAGGCCGCCTGA
- a CDS encoding methylenetetrahydrofolate reductase C-terminal domain-containing protein → MIVAERKPIEEIIDYVKDKQTILVAGCNECVTVCEAGGKKEVGVLASALRMYFMNQGKDVKIDEVTLERQCDHEYLEEIRNVIDKYDAVVSIACGVGVQFMAEKYFSTPVYPGVNTCFMGVTEERGVWSERCQGCGQCILGRTAGICPISRCAKRLLNGPCGGSSKGKCEISKDVPCAWQLIIDRLKELGRLDDYEILAPIKDWSTDRAGGPRTVVREDVRL, encoded by the coding sequence ATGATTGTTGCCGAAAGAAAACCGATCGAAGAGATCATCGACTACGTGAAGGACAAGCAGACCATTCTCGTAGCGGGCTGCAACGAGTGCGTCACCGTCTGCGAAGCGGGCGGGAAGAAGGAGGTCGGGGTCCTCGCCTCCGCCCTGCGCATGTACTTCATGAACCAGGGCAAGGACGTCAAGATCGACGAGGTCACCCTCGAACGCCAGTGCGACCACGAGTACCTCGAGGAGATCCGGAACGTGATCGACAAGTACGATGCCGTCGTCTCCATCGCCTGCGGTGTGGGCGTGCAGTTCATGGCGGAGAAGTACTTCTCGACCCCGGTCTACCCGGGCGTCAACACCTGCTTCATGGGCGTGACGGAGGAGCGCGGCGTCTGGAGCGAACGCTGCCAGGGATGCGGCCAGTGCATCCTCGGCCGCACCGCCGGGATCTGCCCCATCTCCCGCTGCGCCAAGCGGCTCTTGAACGGCCCCTGCGGAGGATCGTCCAAGGGCAAATGCGAGATCAGCAAGGACGTCCCCTGCGCCTGGCAGCTGATCATCGACCGCCTGAAGGAGCTCGGACGCCTCGACGACTACGAGATTCTTGCGCCCATCAAGGATTGGTCGACCGACCGGGCCGGCGGCCCCAGAACCGTGGTGAGGGAGGATGTGAGACTATGA
- a CDS encoding methylenetetrahydrofolate reductase, with amino-acid sequence MATLKTPSKLEKILAAGHLAVTSECGPPRGSDPEAITRKAEMIKDHVDAINITDNQTSVTRLCSLASCIHIKLMGLEPILQMVVRDRNRIALQSDILGAASFDIFNMLCLSGDHQSFGDCPAGQNVFDIDSMQLLQTVRRMRDEGKFLGGDEIKRPPRMFVGAAANPFADPFEIRVPRLAKKVAAGAEFIQTQCIYNLDKFEKWMQGVRDRGLHEKVHILAGLTPMKSAGMAKYMKNRVPGMDVPDEVIKRMSGVPKEQQPQEGLDICVEAIQRLKEVEGVHGFHIMAIEWEDKVPELVERGGLYPRPQVD; translated from the coding sequence ATGGCTACCCTGAAGACCCCCAGCAAGTTGGAAAAGATCCTGGCAGCCGGGCATCTTGCGGTCACATCCGAATGCGGCCCCCCGCGCGGGAGCGATCCCGAGGCGATCACCCGGAAGGCCGAGATGATCAAGGACCATGTCGACGCCATCAACATCACCGACAACCAGACGTCGGTCACGCGGCTGTGCAGCCTGGCTTCCTGCATTCACATCAAGCTCATGGGCCTCGAGCCCATCCTGCAGATGGTCGTGCGTGACCGCAACCGAATCGCGCTCCAGAGCGATATCCTGGGAGCCGCTTCTTTCGACATCTTCAACATGCTCTGCCTCTCGGGGGACCATCAGAGCTTCGGAGACTGCCCGGCCGGCCAGAACGTCTTCGACATCGACTCGATGCAGCTCCTCCAGACCGTGCGCCGCATGCGCGACGAAGGCAAGTTCCTCGGCGGCGACGAGATCAAGCGCCCGCCCCGCATGTTCGTGGGGGCCGCGGCGAACCCCTTCGCCGACCCCTTCGAGATCCGTGTACCGCGCCTCGCCAAGAAGGTCGCGGCCGGCGCCGAGTTCATCCAGACACAGTGCATCTACAACCTCGACAAGTTCGAGAAGTGGATGCAGGGCGTCCGGGACCGGGGCCTTCACGAAAAGGTCCACATCCTGGCGGGCCTGACCCCCATGAAATCGGCCGGCATGGCCAAATACATGAAGAACCGGGTGCCGGGCATGGACGTGCCCGACGAGGTCATCAAGCGCATGAGCGGCGTCCCGAAGGAGCAGCAGCCCCAGGAGGGGCTCGACATCTGCGTCGAGGCCATCCAGCGCCTCAAGGAAGTGGAGGGCGTGCACGGATTCCACATCATGGCCATCGAATGGGAAGACAAGGTCCCGGAACTGGTCGAAAGGGGTGGACTCTATCCCAGACCGCAGGTAGATTAG
- a CDS encoding response regulator transcription factor — MAKHYILVVDDDPDLVETVAMMLESKGCEVGRAYDGVEGEESIKQRRPDLVILDVMMPRKDGYVLCAELKSKDETKDIPVVLLTAVGEAVPTTTYTHRDGMSTEADDYIPKPIDTEGLWKVVSGLL; from the coding sequence ATGGCAAAACATTACATTCTGGTGGTTGACGATGATCCCGATCTGGTGGAGACCGTCGCGATGATGCTGGAGAGCAAGGGATGCGAAGTGGGCCGCGCCTATGACGGCGTGGAAGGCGAGGAGTCCATCAAGCAGCGCCGCCCCGACCTCGTCATCCTGGATGTCATGATGCCGCGGAAGGACGGCTACGTCCTGTGCGCCGAACTCAAATCGAAGGACGAGACGAAGGACATCCCGGTGGTGCTTCTGACCGCCGTGGGCGAGGCCGTCCCGACGACGACCTACACGCACCGGGACGGCATGTCCACGGAGGCGGACGACTACATTCCGAAACCCATCGACACCGAAGGGCTCTGGAAAGTGGTCAGCGGTCTTCTCTAG
- a CDS encoding M20 family metallo-hydrolase, which translates to MMNHLDQIFARIDACTLDVIQLQTELTARVALGPENGGTGEHEKIAYVKTLLKELNPTVIEEFHAIDSRVPAGYRPNLVARWGEASEAPAVWILSHADIVPPGDPNLWQSDPYKVVIEEDRVIGRGVEDNQHGIVSSYLALKAVLEADTPLARQVGLAIVADEETGSEYGLVPLLAQRSDLFKKSDWIVVPDAGNETGTMIEVAEKSMLWLKLTVTGKQTHASTPHRGNNSLYGAARLITAFDKIKSRFGKKDQLFSPPVSTFECTKIEANVPNVNTVPGRQVFYMDCRILPVYEVETVIGAIGDLAAKVAQELDLKVDIQVVQRQDATEATPVDAPVVKALERAVLRVTGREARPMGIGGGTFAAFFRRAGYPAAVWSTAPHTAHQPNESCPIPDILSDAKVFACLFVEE; encoded by the coding sequence ATGATGAACCATTTGGACCAGATCTTCGCCCGCATCGATGCCTGCACGCTGGACGTCATCCAGCTCCAGACCGAGCTGACGGCCCGGGTGGCGCTCGGACCCGAAAACGGCGGCACTGGCGAGCACGAAAAGATCGCCTATGTGAAGACCCTGCTGAAGGAGTTGAACCCGACGGTGATCGAGGAGTTCCATGCCATCGACTCCCGGGTGCCGGCGGGGTACCGCCCCAATCTCGTCGCCCGCTGGGGCGAGGCCTCGGAGGCTCCCGCCGTCTGGATCCTCAGCCACGCGGACATCGTTCCACCGGGGGATCCGAACCTGTGGCAGAGTGACCCCTACAAGGTGGTGATCGAGGAGGACCGGGTAATCGGGCGTGGGGTCGAAGACAATCAGCACGGGATCGTCAGCTCTTATCTGGCGTTGAAGGCCGTCCTCGAGGCGGACACACCCCTGGCACGGCAGGTGGGGTTGGCCATCGTGGCGGACGAAGAGACTGGAAGCGAGTATGGGCTCGTTCCGCTCCTGGCCCAACGTTCGGATCTGTTCAAGAAATCGGACTGGATCGTTGTACCGGATGCCGGCAACGAGACCGGGACCATGATCGAGGTGGCCGAGAAGAGCATGCTATGGCTGAAGTTGACGGTGACGGGCAAACAGACCCACGCGAGTACGCCGCATCGGGGCAACAACAGCCTGTACGGCGCGGCGCGGCTGATCACGGCATTCGACAAGATCAAATCCCGTTTCGGCAAGAAGGACCAGCTCTTCAGCCCCCCCGTATCCACCTTCGAATGCACCAAGATCGAGGCCAACGTTCCCAACGTGAATACCGTTCCGGGAAGACAGGTCTTCTACATGGACTGCCGTATTCTACCTGTGTACGAGGTTGAAACGGTCATCGGGGCGATCGGGGACCTTGCGGCGAAGGTGGCGCAGGAATTGGATCTGAAGGTGGACATCCAGGTGGTTCAGCGCCAGGACGCGACCGAGGCCACCCCCGTCGACGCGCCGGTGGTCAAAGCCCTCGAACGGGCCGTCCTGCGGGTTACGGGGCGCGAAGCGAGGCCCATGGGGATCGGCGGGGGGACCTTCGCCGCCTTCTTCCGCCGGGCGGGCTACCCGGCCGCGGTCTGGTCCACAGCGCCGCACACCGCCCACCAGCCGAACGAATCCTGCCCGATCCCGGACATCCTCTCGGACGCGAAGGTCTTCGCGTGCCTCTTTGTCGAGGAGTAG
- a CDS encoding lysophospholipid acyltransferase family protein, whose amino-acid sequence MNERRKSLAGRGSDRSGPAGCGDAVELRRKAEREILCRRREGFCRFARAFAALSLRPFFDLEVEGTHHVPGEGPFLLLAKHQRWEDIPLLGLSTPKALYYVAKVELFSHPVGSWVLRSLGGVPLNRQRPLESRRYLKRLVGFLQSGEGVVVFPEGTYYPQCMGPGLSGMVRLVLGRLEVPIVPAGFEYTPTGRRTRVAVRFGPPLQPPFPAIDSLMQEIMHRIALLSGLDAPPAPHP is encoded by the coding sequence TTGAATGAGCGGCGCAAGAGCCTTGCCGGGCGGGGGAGCGACCGCTCCGGGCCGGCGGGGTGCGGCGATGCCGTCGAGCTTCGCCGCAAAGCCGAGAGAGAGATCCTCTGCCGTCGGAGGGAGGGGTTTTGCCGGTTTGCCCGTGCGTTTGCCGCGCTGAGCCTCCGTCCTTTTTTCGACCTCGAGGTCGAGGGAACGCACCATGTGCCGGGGGAGGGGCCGTTTCTGCTCCTGGCCAAGCACCAGCGCTGGGAGGACATCCCGCTGCTCGGCCTGAGCACGCCCAAGGCGCTTTACTATGTCGCCAAGGTCGAGCTCTTTTCGCACCCGGTCGGGAGCTGGGTGCTGCGTTCCCTCGGGGGCGTGCCGCTCAACCGGCAGCGCCCGCTGGAGAGCCGCCGCTATCTGAAGCGCCTGGTCGGATTTCTTCAGAGCGGCGAGGGGGTGGTGGTCTTTCCGGAAGGGACCTACTATCCGCAGTGCATGGGGCCGGGCCTGAGCGGCATGGTGCGCCTCGTGCTGGGCCGGCTGGAGGTGCCCATCGTGCCGGCCGGCTTCGAGTACACCCCGACGGGGCGGCGAACCCGCGTGGCGGTTCGTTTCGGACCTCCGCTGCAGCCGCCTTTCCCCGCCATCGATTCCCTCATGCAGGAGATCATGCATCGCATCGCGCTGCTCTCGGGCCTCGACGCCCCGCCTGCGCCCCATCCCTGA